The stretch of DNA TTGTTCATGATCTGATACAGATACCATACTTGCATTTTATATTACTATATAAGCCGTTTCAAGGTTAATGATTCACTAGTTTGTCCATTCGTTGTCATTTAATAATGAGTAAATAGCTAGATCAGTCTTCCGGTTTAGTTTGTTGTGATTGTTGAATAATGGAAATtgttttctcaatatgcatttTTGCAATAAAATTAGGAATATTGCTTTCTTAATAAGCATATCTTTAGTCAaattagttttacttcatagaTTTGAAAGACTGATTTGACTGTGAAATGCATGTCGGGAATTAATTTGACCAAAGTTTGATGTTTAAGGATTTTGAGCGCAATTTCTATCTTTTAATAAAAGCATGGCTGATGTGTTTTCACTATTAATTTAACAAGTTACTTATATTTTCAATTGACTGATCTGATTATTTTGGCGTTCTGAATGAGATTTACACTGGaaattttttcctttattttcaaCGGCATCTAATCATTGTTGATTTGTTTAGTGGCATACTGATTCTGGTCTGAAACtgctttgttcaatagtttggTAACTTGTTCCCATTGGTGTTTACTCTTTACTTTTGTAATTGCTGAAAATTTCCTGCTTTGGTTGTTGATGTTTTTTGTAATTACTGAACATGTGATTGTTTGTTACAGTTGGTGACTTGAACCACTTGATCTCCGCAACCATGAGTGGAGTGACTTGCTGCCTTCGCTTCCCGGGTCAACTCAACTCTGATCTCCGGAAACTGGCTGTGAATCTCATCCCATTCCCTCGCCTTCACTTCTTTATGGTTGGTTTTGCGCCTCTCACCTCCCGTGGCTCTCAGATGTACCGTGCATTGACTGTTCCAGAACTCACCCAGCAAATGTGGGATTCCAAAAACATGATGTGTGCTGCTGATCCCAGGCACGGCCGCTATCTCACAGCATCTGCCATGTTCAGGGGTAAGATGAGCACCAAAGAGGTGGACGAGCAAATGATCAATGTCCAAAACAAGAACTCTTCCTACTTTGTTGAGTGGATCCCCAACAATGTTAAGTCAAGTGTCTGTGACATAGCTCCTAGAGGTCTCTCAATGGCTTCCACCTTCATTGGCAACTCAACCTCCATTCAGGAAATGTTCAGGAGGGTGAGCGAGCAATTCACTGCTATGTTTAGAAGGAAGGCTTTCTTGCATTGGTACACTGGTGAAGGCATGGATGAAATGGAATTCACTGAAGCAGAGAGCAACATGAATGATCTCGTGTCTGAATACCAGCAGTACCAGGATGCCACTGCGGAGGAGGAAGGTGAATATGATGACGAGGAAGAGGAACAGGAACACGCATACgaataaaataattactcaGTTGATTGTTCCTGCTTATTGCATTATGCTATATATGATGCGTAAGTGTGTTCAGTAGTACTCCTCTATCCTTCGTGGGGACTGTAATTAGAATGTTGAGGAATTCTGGTTAGGAGGCTGATGTGGAGAGAATGGAAATGCCAATTTGGGCAACGGAGGTTAAGGGTAGTGGGAATTAGGGTTCATGGTTTAAATAAGTCATGCGTCACCCATCTGTTTGTTTCTGTATGTTGGCTTGTATTGTTGTTTCTTCTATCTGGTACATTGGATCATGTTTCCTTAATGTTTCATCATACTTAATACTTatgcatgattttttttttctttttcacaaTGAATCCTTAAAATGTCTGTGACTGTTATTCAGAAAAAAGCCCTGCCTGTCTTTGTGGCTGAACTCCTTAAACAGCGCATACTAATCAATAAACAGTCAATTCAGTCTATGAATTATTACTTTTTCTCCAAATAGATCCCtaaactattaaaaattaactaaaatggGCCTAAATTATTTATCCAACTAATTTGTCCTTCTATTAAATGGTTAGTCAAATAAAACAAACTTATATTGCTAAGTTCTTCAATTCAATTCTCCAATTCATAATCTCTTCTCTGACTTTTTAAAAGTTCATTTGttacatattattaaaaaaaaggagATTTTGGTATtctataattttgaaatttatttttagagatttttttaaaaataagctGTTTAGTGTTCCATcataatgaaaattattattattttaaaaaaaaaattagttataacaagtaatttttttgattaaaatcaGCTTTTcagaaaacaatttttaaattattttctagattttcattttttttaaactgtAACAAATGTAAACttttaaaagtgattatttAACGAAAAAACTTTAACAAATGCATTCTAAATTTTAGATTATGTTTCTGCTTATAACTTTTGTTTTGCATTGGTTacatttaactattaatttttttttctttgtacaGAGTATAGATACGTTGGGTTTTGTCGTTTTGAGGTTCATAAAAATTACAGtaaatctaaaaatttaaaaattacttattaaaatacatataaatcaCTGGTCAAAATGATGTTTACACCGGTTAACTGTTACCCTTTTAATaaatttcagtttttattttattttatttttttataattaatttagtcttttatttaattttaaataacaatttaatcttttatatcttaaattattatcaatattattctttgtttacataaacttaaaaaattcatcaaaatcttcaaataaaactcataaaattaaatatcaatttcaagaaaattcatatattcatcaaatgcataactcaaatattcaaataaactcatattttcatattcaacatcaaattcatcaaataaataataaaaatatgagtttatttgaatatttgagttatgaatttgaagaAAAGTGCATTATATCGacgatgataattaattttatgaattttatttgaaatttttttatgaatttttataaaaaaataataataacattgttgatattttaagacataatagattaaattattacttaaaattaaataaaagatcaaatataaaataaaatataataatctaaaatattagataaaattaagttaaaaaatcgCAACACATGAACAATTATGCTTAaacaaaattatagttatt from Cicer arietinum cultivar CDC Frontier isolate Library 1 chromosome 3, Cicar.CDCFrontier_v2.0, whole genome shotgun sequence encodes:
- the LOC101495306 gene encoding tubulin beta-1 chain, producing MREILHVQGGQCGNQIGTKFWEVVCDEHGIDPTGRYVGNSDLQLERVNVYYNEASCGRFVPRAVLMDLEPGTMDSVRTGPYGQIFRPDNFVFGQSGAGNNWAKGHYTEGAELIDSVLDVVRKEAENCDCLQGFQVCHSLGGGTGSGMGTLLISKIREEYPDRMMLTFSVFPSPKVSDTVVEPYNATLSVHQLVENADECMVLDNEALYDICFRTLKLTTPSFGDLNHLISATMSGVTCCLRFPGQLNSDLRKLAVNLIPFPRLHFFMVGFAPLTSRGSQMYRALTVPELTQQMWDSKNMMCAADPRHGRYLTASAMFRGKMSTKEVDEQMINVQNKNSSYFVEWIPNNVKSSVCDIAPRGLSMASTFIGNSTSIQEMFRRVSEQFTAMFRRKAFLHWYTGEGMDEMEFTEAESNMNDLVSEYQQYQDATAEEEGEYDDEEEEQEHAYE